Proteins from a single region of Oncorhynchus nerka isolate Pitt River linkage group LG18, Oner_Uvic_2.0, whole genome shotgun sequence:
- the LOC115145664 gene encoding zinc finger and SCAN domain-containing protein 12-like has product MANSMVFHTQIASIMEVLANAAVAEVCKLVDDDYAVFRLEMSQSQKENRALRRKLQLFELKVARERVLASRPSSVKLVDRHRGMARGEGHLTGGHRSFVKPVGHNTWRDDQPITIDEGSGTSTQPVIVIESADAEAAGPGVKQEKTEREEDPQQSRDIQTGPTGMPPVATEDTAPAQSSYQRIVTEVCGTPNAVLKSETDTETLTVTHRLLHTGPDHGSDPERLGLGPLGCPPVPGSEYLPIFHQVQRTVHSRGDGEVLYTGIDDLSCTYATEMDPGNVSLDLETQNDLSRGDWNRYSSSAYSEGCLDKKGEVIVVDEVTVKVEGDAPPTWNANSHLGDRHSQGRDFLDYRESLETNPNVVHPFRDRDPVSTSMGPSDSHGCALLDQALNSKDRARAQALGGEATSGKKQGVKPFSCTQCSMRFAQAGNLKRHQRVHTGEKPFSCTQCHMCFAQAGDLKRHQRVHTGERPYSCPQCEKRFSHQHHLKMHLKIHTEARLFACTPCGKRFSDRSYLRIHQQKNHSTL; this is encoded by the exons aTGGCTAACAgtatggtttttcacactcaaatagcctccatcatggaggtgctagcgaatgcagccgtggcagaggtctgtaaactcgtagacgacgattatgcagtgtttcgtttggaaatgtctcaaagccagaaagaaaacagggCATTGCGAAGGAAACTACAGCTATTCGAACTGAAGGTGGCACGGGAGCGCGTCCTCGCCAGTCGTCCCAGTAGTGTCAAGCTCGTCGACAGACACAGAGGAATGGCAAGAG gTGAAGGACATCTCACTGGAGGCCACAGGAGTTTTGTGAAGCCAGTGGGACACAATACATGGAGAGATGACCAACCAATCACTATTGATGAGGggagtggaacctcaacccagcCGGTTATCGTGATAGAG TCTGCAGATGCAGAGGCTGCTGGTCCTGGGGTCAAGCAGGAGAAgactgaaagagaggaggacccacAGCAAagcagagacatccagactggACCGACTGGAATGCCCCCTGTAGCCACGGAGGACACCGCCCCAGCGCAGTCCAGTTACCAACGCATTGTCACTGAGGTCTGTGGAACACCAAACGCTGTCCTAAAGTCAGAGACGGACACTGAGACTTTAACTGTAACACACAGGCTCTTACACACAGGACCTGACCACGGATCAGACCCAGAGAGACTTGGGCTGGGGCCATTGGGCTGTCCTCCTGTTCCTGGTTCAGAATACTTACCGATATTTCACCAGGTCCAGAGGACGGTTCATTCTCGTGGAGATGGTGAGGTGTTATACACAGGCATTGATGACCTGTCTTGTACTTACGCTACAGAGATGGACCCTGGCAACGTATCCTTGGATTTAGAGACACAGAATGATCTGTCTAGAGGGGACTGGAACCGGTACAGTAGTAGTGCATACTCTGAAGGGTGCCTAGATAAGAAAGGAGAGGTTATAGTCGTAGACGAAGTGACTGTGAAAGTGGAGGGTGACGCTCCTCCCACATGGAATGCAAATAGTCACCTAGGAGACAGACACTCACAAGGCAGAGATTTCTTAGATTACAGGGAAAGCTTAGAGACAAATCCAAATGTCGTCCACCCGTTCCGGGATCGCGACCCAGTGTCCACGTCAATGGGGCCTTCCGATTCACACGGCTGTGCCCTTTTGGATCAGGCATTGAACTCAAAAGACAGGGCTAGAGCACAGGCTCTGGGAGGGGAAGCAACATCTGGCAAAAAACAGGGGGTGAAACCCTTTAGCTGTACCCAGTGTTCTATGCGCTTCGCCCAGGCTGGcaacctgaagaggcaccagagggtccacacaggggagaaaccattcagctgtacccagtgtcacatgTGTTTCGCCCAGGCTGgtgacctgaagaggcaccagagggtccacacaggagagagaccttacagctgcccccagtgtgagaagaggttctcccaCCAGCACCATCTGAAGATGCACTTGAAGATCCACACTGAAGCGAGGCTGTTCGCCTGTACGCCCTGCGGGAAGAGATTTTCAGATAGGAGctacctcaggatacaccagcagaaaaaccATTCCACTCTATAA